A region from the Serinibacter arcticus genome encodes:
- a CDS encoding sensor histidine kinase: MVLSSAALADADALDPEPRSSSWRQVSPGVLRTFSWALAGVGAALVLLAQWSPVAYALESALLGLPLGTLTPGGYLGPVLLTGPAGGYWVAAAALAGTVGVLLAPRTVYSATALAVLPYLSVLLVGQHQLAWLLGLGLVTAIIALRSPLAGALPGLLALAAIWLVLPFVFSFDRWGGYTLWSVGQCAAATAILAAAYLAAAGLGVWVRGRRSAREALLAERRAAVVEAQAAERAAISRDLHDVVAHHVSLVAVRAESAPYQHDLEPAAREVLADIASDARAALGELRHVLSVLQRSEVTELAPQPLADDVDELVAVAVAAGQDVVVTGEWGEVPPAVGYMLYRATQEVLTNARRHAPGARVHLVREATAGAVTLRASSAGGARGASGEVRPGRGLIGMRERVESVGGELEVALLAGVFTLAVSIPLDAEQQEEDE, translated from the coding sequence ATGGTCCTCTCCAGCGCCGCCCTCGCCGATGCCGATGCGCTCGACCCCGAGCCGCGTTCCAGCTCCTGGCGGCAGGTGTCGCCCGGTGTTCTCCGCACCTTCTCGTGGGCGCTCGCCGGGGTGGGGGCTGCCCTGGTGCTGCTGGCGCAGTGGAGCCCCGTGGCCTACGCGCTCGAGTCGGCCCTGCTCGGCCTGCCCCTCGGGACCCTGACGCCCGGAGGTTATCTGGGTCCGGTGCTCCTGACGGGACCGGCCGGCGGGTACTGGGTCGCCGCGGCGGCCCTCGCGGGGACGGTGGGCGTCCTGCTCGCACCCCGCACCGTCTACTCCGCGACCGCGCTCGCCGTCCTGCCCTACCTCTCGGTCCTGCTGGTCGGGCAGCACCAGCTCGCCTGGCTGCTCGGCCTCGGGCTCGTGACGGCGATCATCGCCCTGCGCTCGCCGCTCGCCGGCGCCCTGCCGGGGCTGCTGGCGCTCGCCGCCATCTGGCTCGTCCTCCCGTTCGTCTTCTCCTTCGACCGCTGGGGCGGGTACACCCTCTGGTCGGTGGGGCAGTGCGCCGCGGCAACGGCGATCCTCGCCGCCGCGTACCTGGCCGCCGCCGGCCTCGGCGTCTGGGTCCGCGGCCGCCGCAGCGCCCGCGAGGCCCTGCTGGCCGAGCGCCGCGCCGCCGTCGTGGAGGCCCAGGCCGCCGAGCGGGCGGCGATCTCGCGCGACCTGCACGACGTCGTCGCGCACCACGTCTCGCTGGTGGCCGTCCGCGCGGAGAGCGCCCCCTACCAGCACGACCTCGAACCGGCCGCCCGCGAGGTGCTCGCGGACATCGCGTCCGACGCCCGGGCGGCGCTCGGCGAGCTGCGCCACGTGCTGAGCGTGCTGCAGCGCAGCGAGGTGACCGAGCTCGCGCCGCAGCCGCTGGCGGACGACGTCGACGAGCTCGTCGCCGTCGCCGTCGCGGCCGGTCAGGACGTCGTGGTGACGGGGGAGTGGGGCGAGGTCCCGCCCGCCGTCGGCTACATGCTGTACCGGGCCACGCAGGAGGTGCTGACGAACGCGCGGCGCCATGCGCCCGGGGCCCGCGTCCATCTCGTCCGCGAGGCGACGGCGGGGGCGGTGACGCTGCGAGCCTCCAGCGCGGGGGGTGCTCGAGGCGCCTCGGGCGAGGTGCGGCCGGGCCGTGGTCTGATCGGGATGCGGGAGCGGGTGGAGTCGGTCGGCGGGGAGCTCGAGGTCGCGCTGCTCGCCGGGGTGTTCACCCTGGCGGTCTCGATCCCGCTCGACGCGGAGCAGCAGGAGGAGGACGAGTGA
- a CDS encoding PadR family transcriptional regulator, whose translation MIELMILGFLVDGPVHGYDLRRRMEQLHGYARPLSDGTIYPAIARLAAAGLVTRSEEPGSRAAVRRTLQLTEAGRAELVRRLRDADGHAITDHARFAVILAFLSLVPERAARDAVLRRRLDFLDQPASFFYDGERGDRPVRAEEVEDPYRRGLLLSARSLSRAERAWIRDVLADDPDSLPPDLETS comes from the coding sequence GTGATCGAGCTGATGATCCTGGGATTTCTCGTCGACGGACCGGTGCACGGCTACGACCTCCGTCGGCGCATGGAGCAGCTCCACGGCTACGCCCGCCCGCTCAGCGACGGAACGATCTACCCCGCGATCGCGCGTCTGGCGGCTGCCGGCCTGGTCACCCGGTCCGAGGAGCCGGGGAGCCGTGCCGCCGTCCGCCGGACGCTGCAGCTCACCGAGGCGGGCCGGGCCGAGCTGGTCCGTCGGCTGCGGGACGCCGACGGTCACGCGATCACCGATCACGCGCGATTCGCCGTCATCCTCGCGTTCCTCTCGCTCGTCCCGGAGCGGGCGGCGCGCGACGCCGTCCTCCGTCGACGTCTCGACTTCCTCGACCAGCCAGCCAGCTTCTTCTACGACGGTGAGCGGGGGGACCGTCCCGTCCGCGCCGAGGAGGTCGAGGATCCCTACCGTCGCGGTCTCCTCCTGTCCGCGAGATCGCTCAGCAGGGCGGAACGCGCCTGGATCCGCGACGTGCTCGCCGACGACCCCGACTCCCTGCCCCCCGACCTGGAGACCTCATGA
- a CDS encoding response regulator transcription factor, with protein MEFTERVALVIEDDPDIRLLLESVLEKAGFMVHSAGTGSAGVKLAHQVDPLIITLDVNLPDIDGFEVARRVRAASDAYIVMLTARDDEIDTLSGLDVGADDYITKPFRPRELRARVEAMLRRPRVSPPHGSAAATARHAAPASPAPEAPPAAPAPQVAAVAPAEVRPHPVPVTTEDTATAPAPVATPAAATAAPVAGTVDGLRVDRDARIVEVDGATIALTRSEFDILAALWVSIGKVVTKHDLVRAVWGEEYDVGTLITPADHRSVEVHMVNLRRKLGEDISNPRWIDTVRGVGYRLNAPRA; from the coding sequence GTGGAATTCACCGAGAGAGTTGCCCTCGTCATCGAGGATGACCCCGACATTCGCCTGCTGCTCGAATCGGTCCTCGAGAAGGCCGGATTCATGGTGCACTCGGCAGGTACCGGGAGCGCCGGCGTCAAGCTGGCCCACCAGGTCGATCCGCTGATCATCACGCTCGACGTGAACCTTCCCGACATCGACGGGTTCGAGGTCGCGCGGCGCGTTCGTGCGGCCAGCGATGCGTACATCGTGATGCTCACCGCGCGGGACGACGAGATCGACACCCTCTCGGGGCTCGACGTCGGGGCGGACGACTACATCACGAAGCCGTTCCGCCCCCGCGAGCTGCGCGCCCGGGTCGAGGCGATGCTGCGCCGCCCTCGCGTCTCGCCGCCCCACGGTTCGGCCGCAGCCACGGCACGACACGCCGCGCCCGCGAGCCCCGCTCCGGAAGCGCCCCCCGCAGCCCCCGCACCCCAGGTCGCCGCGGTCGCTCCGGCGGAGGTCCGTCCCCACCCCGTCCCGGTCACGACCGAGGACACCGCAACCGCTCCCGCCCCGGTGGCGACGCCCGCTGCGGCCACCGCCGCGCCGGTCGCCGGCACCGTCGACGGGCTTCGCGTGGACCGCGACGCCCGCATCGTGGAGGTCGACGGAGCGACGATCGCGCTCACCCGCAGCGAGTTCGACATCCTCGCCGCCCTGTGGGTCTCCATCGGCAAGGTCGTCACCAAGCACGACCTCGTGCGCGCCGTCTGGGGCGAGGAGTACGACGTCGGCACGCTCATCACGCCCGCCGACCACCGCAGCGTCGAGGTCCACATGGTGAACCTGCGCCGCAAGCTGGGCGAGGACATCAGCAACCCGCGCTGGATCGACACCGTGCGCGGTGTCGGCTACCGGCTGAACGCCCCCCGCGCCTGA
- a CDS encoding TetR/AcrR family transcriptional regulator, whose protein sequence is MASSGGSGGGRRTAEDTRRRLLDAADVVLREHGYAGTSARVVASAAEVNAALIFYHFGGVDALLLAALDRSSTERLAMHRETAAAARTVEELVAAAITIYRTDVERGYLAQFSELVAAAVTKPELRAELAERTQVWVTFIEESWERVVGGTPLGAMLPTRDVANAAITFYLGVNLFSVLDPDGARTESVLALATKLAPQTRLLTIRVPGRRRGARPT, encoded by the coding sequence ATGGCGAGCAGCGGGGGTTCCGGAGGCGGACGGCGCACGGCGGAGGACACGCGGCGTCGCCTGCTCGACGCCGCGGACGTCGTCCTGCGCGAGCACGGCTACGCGGGCACCTCGGCCCGGGTGGTCGCGAGCGCCGCCGAGGTCAACGCGGCGCTGATCTTCTACCACTTCGGCGGGGTCGACGCGCTGCTGCTCGCGGCCCTCGACCGCTCCAGCACGGAGCGCCTGGCGATGCACCGCGAGACCGCCGCCGCGGCGCGGACGGTGGAGGAGCTGGTCGCCGCCGCGATCACGATCTACCGCACCGACGTCGAGCGCGGCTACCTCGCCCAGTTCAGCGAGCTGGTGGCCGCCGCCGTCACCAAGCCGGAGCTGCGCGCCGAGCTCGCGGAGCGCACGCAGGTCTGGGTCACCTTCATCGAGGAGAGCTGGGAGCGCGTGGTCGGCGGTACGCCGCTGGGCGCCATGCTTCCGACGCGCGACGTCGCGAACGCGGCCATCACGTTCTACCTCGGCGTGAACCTGTTCTCGGTCCTCGACCCGGACGGCGCTCGGACCGAGTCCGTGCTGGCGCTCGCCACCAAGCTCGCCCCCCAGACCCGGCTGCTGACGATCCGGGTCCCCGGGCGCCGTCGCGGGGCACGCCCGACCTAA
- a CDS encoding response regulator transcription factor, translating into MSGTTTVVVADDQPVVLAGFSAMIGSAPDLEVVATAADGVELVAAVARLRPDVAVVDVRMPRLDGIAATRRIAVENPGTRVLVLTTFDLDSYVYDALHAGASGFLLKDTTAERLVEAVRLVADGSMLLGPSATRRLVTDLAERGSRQPNPGIADLSEREREVMLAIAQGRSNIEIASDMVVSESTVKSHVSQILRKLGARDRVQVVIAAYEAGLV; encoded by the coding sequence GTGAGCGGGACGACGACGGTCGTCGTGGCCGACGACCAACCGGTGGTGCTCGCGGGCTTCAGCGCGATGATCGGCTCGGCGCCCGACCTCGAGGTGGTCGCGACGGCGGCCGACGGCGTGGAGCTCGTCGCCGCGGTGGCGCGGCTGCGGCCGGACGTCGCCGTCGTGGACGTCCGCATGCCGCGGCTGGACGGGATCGCGGCGACGCGACGAATCGCCGTCGAGAACCCCGGCACCCGGGTGCTCGTCCTGACGACGTTCGACCTCGACTCCTACGTCTACGACGCGCTCCACGCCGGCGCGAGCGGGTTCCTGCTGAAGGACACGACGGCGGAGCGGCTCGTGGAGGCGGTGCGGCTGGTGGCCGACGGCTCGATGCTCCTCGGGCCGAGCGCCACGCGTCGGCTGGTGACCGACCTCGCCGAGCGCGGGTCGCGGCAGCCGAACCCGGGCATCGCCGACCTCAGCGAGCGTGAGCGCGAGGTGATGCTCGCGATCGCCCAGGGACGCTCCAACATCGAGATCGCGAGCGACATGGTCGTCTCGGAGAGCACGGTGAAGTCGCACGTCTCGCAGATCCTGCGGAAGCTCGGCGCGCGCGACCGGGTGCAGGTGGTGATCGCCGCCTACGAGGCGGGGCTGGTGTGA
- a CDS encoding glycosyltransferase family 2 protein — protein MTVREDQASGAEAPGVELEVFEFTPEELVIIEPTRRATIACIIPAYNEAETIEQVLDGLLAQTRLPDAIHVIINNTSDASFELARAYAGEYSVQRLGLVQQTTIYVHDMGKVAEKKVGALNYGFRLAQGADLLLGVDGDTVVAPDAVERLEEEMVSDPRIGGISAIYTIDNTARHPMASLLLSGQRAQFAAFNLQNLLRGRNMAVLGGQASLFRMSALEEVMAQYHQSTPWVSDSEVEDSLLSLQIKNLGYSTKISATARATVGGMENLRALDGQQVKWNYGAIDLMWPGQRGGTSGQPFHPNLRLRWLENAGMLVNVFSRVSFLLLLLGALSIDALVFSPIWLIPPLVAMALNVRIAMSIQGRTWKDILFAATMIPAEIYMWVRIGHFFRAWTKFLSKVRTDNWAAQARAERGAGWAHLTPLVVALAGFGALVYGWSTLPIIAQASILWVGWPMLAVLTTLQTLSMLRQLLRRQYGYRA, from the coding sequence ATGACGGTACGTGAGGACCAGGCGAGCGGGGCCGAGGCTCCGGGCGTCGAGCTCGAGGTCTTCGAGTTCACCCCCGAGGAGCTCGTGATCATCGAGCCGACCCGGCGGGCGACCATCGCCTGCATCATCCCGGCCTACAACGAGGCGGAGACGATCGAGCAGGTGCTCGACGGGCTGCTCGCCCAGACCCGACTCCCCGATGCCATCCACGTGATCATCAACAACACCTCCGACGCGAGCTTCGAGCTCGCCCGCGCCTACGCCGGCGAGTACAGCGTTCAGCGACTGGGCCTCGTGCAGCAGACCACCATCTACGTGCACGACATGGGCAAGGTCGCCGAGAAGAAGGTGGGCGCGCTCAACTACGGCTTCCGTCTCGCCCAGGGCGCGGACCTGCTCCTCGGGGTCGACGGCGACACGGTCGTGGCGCCGGACGCCGTGGAGCGGCTCGAGGAGGAGATGGTCTCCGACCCGCGGATCGGCGGGATCTCGGCCATCTACACGATCGACAACACCGCGCGGCACCCGATGGCCTCGCTCCTGCTGTCCGGCCAGCGGGCCCAGTTCGCCGCGTTCAACCTGCAGAACCTGCTGCGTGGTCGCAACATGGCGGTGCTCGGCGGGCAGGCCTCGCTGTTCCGCATGTCAGCGCTCGAGGAGGTCATGGCGCAGTACCACCAGAGCACGCCCTGGGTCAGCGACTCCGAGGTCGAGGACTCGCTCCTGAGCCTGCAGATCAAGAACCTGGGCTACTCCACCAAGATCAGCGCGACGGCACGGGCGACCGTGGGAGGCATGGAGAACCTGCGGGCCCTGGACGGTCAGCAGGTGAAGTGGAACTACGGCGCGATCGACCTCATGTGGCCCGGGCAGCGCGGCGGCACCAGCGGTCAGCCGTTCCACCCGAACCTGCGCCTGCGCTGGCTCGAGAACGCGGGGATGCTCGTCAACGTCTTCTCCCGCGTCTCGTTCCTGCTGCTCCTGCTCGGCGCTCTGTCCATCGACGCGCTGGTGTTCTCCCCGATCTGGCTCATCCCGCCGCTCGTGGCGATGGCGCTGAACGTGCGCATCGCGATGTCGATCCAGGGCCGCACGTGGAAGGACATCCTGTTCGCCGCGACGATGATTCCCGCGGAGATCTACATGTGGGTCCGCATCGGACACTTCTTCCGGGCGTGGACCAAGTTCCTCTCGAAGGTCCGCACCGACAACTGGGCGGCCCAGGCTCGGGCGGAGCGAGGCGCCGGCTGGGCGCACCTGACGCCCCTGGTCGTGGCTCTCGCCGGCTTCGGTGCGCTGGTCTACGGCTGGTCGACGCTGCCGATCATCGCCCAGGCCTCGATCCTGTGGGTCGGCTGGCCGATGCTCGCCGTCCTCACCACGCTGCAGACGCTCTCGATGCTCCGTCAGCTCCTGCGTCGCCAGTACGGCTACCGGGCCTGA
- a CDS encoding methyltransferase — protein MTGPELDPAVVRGLGMLLPLVGVLVLVLRRRPTRGEVGAAVTAGAWAALSLLAVNVLAVEIGWWSFGAGAAVWFGIPVDLWLAWSLLWGALPALALREVPAVVVGIAVVWLDLVAMPQLEPLVLLTTTPGVRHWLVGEAVALVVVLLPALVLAGLTLQHRHASVRAWGQAVWATGLVVALPAITLVADREPGAGPGTGRLGTGLQVVVLLGLPALAAMRELALVGRGTPLPFDPPVRLVTSGPYAYVRNPMQLSVVLVQLALAALLGEPLLLLAGVVSVGFLVGLAKGLEDRQLEADFATAWRRYRAEVREWWPRWRPWPGRPVGTLYAAGDCDLCTGVGGWFARRSPVALRIRAAAEHPESLRRIRYESPGVRVDGVRAVARALEHLGLGWALIGWGLDLPAVRHFAQLCADVFGAGPRAEVERPPVVLDARNR, from the coding sequence ATGACGGGCCCGGAGCTGGACCCCGCCGTCGTGCGCGGGTTGGGGATGCTGCTCCCGCTCGTCGGGGTGCTGGTGCTCGTGCTGCGCCGTCGCCCCACACGGGGCGAGGTCGGGGCCGCCGTCACCGCGGGCGCATGGGCCGCGCTGAGCCTCCTCGCCGTCAACGTGCTCGCCGTCGAGATCGGCTGGTGGTCGTTCGGGGCCGGTGCGGCGGTCTGGTTCGGGATCCCGGTCGACCTGTGGCTGGCCTGGAGCCTGCTGTGGGGCGCGCTCCCCGCCCTCGCGCTGCGCGAGGTGCCCGCCGTCGTCGTCGGGATCGCGGTGGTCTGGCTCGACCTGGTGGCGATGCCGCAGCTCGAACCGCTCGTGCTCCTGACGACGACGCCGGGGGTGCGGCACTGGCTCGTCGGCGAGGCGGTCGCGCTGGTCGTCGTGCTGCTGCCCGCCCTCGTGCTCGCGGGGCTGACGCTGCAGCACCGGCACGCGTCGGTCCGCGCGTGGGGGCAGGCGGTGTGGGCCACGGGGCTCGTCGTGGCGCTGCCCGCGATCACGCTCGTGGCCGACCGCGAGCCGGGCGCCGGTCCCGGGACCGGCCGGCTGGGGACGGGGCTGCAGGTCGTCGTCCTGCTGGGCCTGCCGGCGCTCGCGGCGATGCGCGAGCTCGCGCTCGTGGGACGCGGGACGCCGCTCCCGTTCGACCCGCCGGTGCGCCTGGTCACCTCCGGGCCCTACGCCTACGTGCGCAACCCGATGCAGCTCTCGGTCGTCCTCGTCCAGCTCGCGCTGGCCGCCCTGCTCGGTGAGCCCCTCCTGCTCCTGGCGGGTGTGGTGTCGGTGGGCTTTCTCGTCGGTCTCGCGAAGGGCCTCGAGGACCGCCAGCTCGAGGCCGACTTCGCGACGGCGTGGCGCCGCTACCGCGCGGAGGTGCGCGAGTGGTGGCCGCGGTGGCGCCCCTGGCCCGGGCGTCCGGTCGGCACGCTGTACGCCGCGGGGGACTGCGACCTGTGCACGGGCGTGGGCGGCTGGTTCGCCAGGCGATCACCGGTGGCGCTCCGGATCCGAGCGGCGGCCGAGCACCCGGAGTCGCTCCGGCGGATCCGGTACGAGTCACCGGGGGTGCGCGTCGACGGCGTCCGGGCGGTCGCGCGGGCGCTCGAGCACCTCGGTCTCGGCTGGGCGCTGATCGGGTGGGGGCTCGACCTCCCGGCGGTGCGGCACTTCGCGCAGCTGTGCGCCGACGTGTTCGGGGCGGGACCGCGGGCCGAGGTCGAGCGTCCGCCTGTCGTCCTCGACGCGCGGAACCGTTGA
- a CDS encoding GAF and ANTAR domain-containing protein — MQTTDLFVRTVTAFSRRLLTDYDVSEVLEELAERATELLDLAGSGVSLARDGRLEAVTAVPVELVLLEEQQTTDQAGPSIASYATGDVVTIPDLEQEERWPGYRRVAASIGIRSVAAVPLVLTEEAIGSFTLYSKRAGSWSEEDLTAVTVLASMATAFLINASALAKQVQLAEQLQHALDTRVLIEQAKGILAGARSISVDQAYGVIRRYSRDRNLKIRDVAHAIIHMGVRPT; from the coding sequence ATGCAGACCACCGACCTCTTCGTCCGCACCGTGACGGCGTTCAGCAGGAGGCTGCTGACGGACTACGACGTCAGCGAGGTGCTGGAGGAGCTCGCGGAGCGCGCCACCGAGCTGCTCGACCTCGCCGGCAGCGGCGTCAGCCTCGCACGGGACGGCCGGCTCGAGGCGGTCACCGCCGTGCCGGTCGAGCTCGTGCTGCTCGAGGAGCAGCAGACCACCGATCAGGCCGGACCCTCCATCGCCTCCTACGCCACGGGCGACGTCGTCACGATTCCCGACCTCGAGCAGGAGGAGCGCTGGCCCGGCTACCGGCGGGTGGCCGCGTCCATCGGCATCCGGTCGGTCGCCGCCGTCCCGCTCGTGCTCACCGAGGAGGCGATCGGGTCGTTCACCCTCTACAGCAAGCGCGCCGGGTCGTGGAGCGAGGAGGACCTGACGGCCGTGACGGTGCTCGCCAGCATGGCTACCGCCTTCCTCATCAACGCCTCCGCCCTCGCCAAGCAGGTCCAGCTCGCCGAGCAGCTGCAGCACGCCCTCGACACCCGGGTGCTGATCGAGCAGGCCAAGGGGATCCTGGCGGGGGCGCGGTCCATCAGCGTCGACCAGGCCTACGGGGTCATCCGACGCTACTCGCGCGACCGCAACCTCAAGATCCGCGACGTCGCGCACGCCATCATCCACATGGGGGTCCGACCGACCTGA
- a CDS encoding GAF and ANTAR domain-containing protein yields the protein MSSPEVERPRGDRAGNRRTPTWADADVERVLATEGSEVAWQMAHLVSELDEVDDVAAALQLVTSTALSVVDGAEFAGVTVRGPGKELETAAPTSPLVLTADALQYDLQEGPCVDAVRGQFMIVAHDVATDPRWPAWSSAVSGTVGSVLSVRLVSARGNHGGINLYSSRPHAYSTQSQLAAALLAAHAGVAIRSILLEQDLRDGLAGRLVIGQAQGILMHRFGIDEHAAFAVLRRLSNNLNQKVARVAADLVAEPGKDLAAG from the coding sequence GTGTCCTCGCCTGAGGTCGAGCGCCCCCGGGGCGATCGCGCCGGGAACCGCCGCACCCCGACGTGGGCCGACGCCGACGTCGAGCGCGTGCTCGCGACGGAGGGGTCGGAGGTCGCGTGGCAGATGGCGCACCTGGTGTCGGAGCTGGACGAGGTGGACGACGTCGCCGCGGCGCTGCAGCTCGTGACGTCGACGGCGCTGTCCGTGGTCGACGGCGCTGAGTTCGCCGGCGTCACGGTTCGCGGCCCCGGCAAGGAGCTGGAGACGGCGGCGCCGACCTCCCCGCTGGTGCTCACGGCCGACGCGCTGCAGTACGACCTCCAGGAGGGTCCGTGCGTGGACGCCGTGCGTGGTCAGTTCATGATCGTGGCGCACGACGTCGCCACGGACCCCCGGTGGCCCGCGTGGAGCTCGGCGGTGTCCGGCACGGTCGGCTCGGTGCTGTCCGTCCGGCTCGTGAGCGCACGCGGGAACCACGGGGGCATCAACCTCTACTCCTCCCGGCCGCACGCCTACAGCACGCAGTCCCAGCTGGCGGCGGCGCTGCTCGCCGCGCACGCCGGCGTCGCCATCCGCTCCATCCTCCTCGAGCAGGATCTGAGGGACGGACTGGCCGGACGACTGGTCATCGGACAGGCGCAGGGGATCCTGATGCACCGGTTCGGGATCGACGAGCACGCGGCCTTCGCCGTGCTGCGGCGCCTGTCCAACAACCTCAACCAGAAGGTCGCCCGGGTTGCCGCCGACCTCGTCGCCGAGCCGGGGAAGGATCTCGCCGCGGGTTAG
- a CDS encoding zinc-binding alcohol dehydrogenase family protein, giving the protein MTETMRAVVLDEPGPATNLHVRRVPLPRPAPGWVRIRVKAFGLNRSEVMTRVGHSGAAVIYPRILGIEAVGVVDLDLTGTFREGQQVATLMGDMGRAFDGGYAEFTCVPVAQVIPFSSDLDWSLIGAVPEMLQTAHGSLTVGLDARPGQTLLVRGGTSSVGMATAVLAKRLGLTVLSTTRSPAKAEALTAIGVDHVIVDDGDIAARVRAIVPGGVDAALELVGTPTLHDTLRATRVHGTVCFTGMLSEQWTVTDFYPIDYLPAGVRLTAYTGGAADLLPEVLQTFLDEAAAGHVTIPLDRTFPLARTPEAHLYLESGQTRGKVVVLP; this is encoded by the coding sequence ATGACCGAGACCATGCGCGCCGTCGTGCTCGACGAGCCCGGCCCCGCCACGAACCTGCACGTGCGAAGGGTTCCTCTCCCACGTCCCGCCCCCGGCTGGGTACGGATCCGGGTGAAGGCCTTCGGGCTCAACCGCTCCGAGGTCATGACGCGGGTCGGCCACTCGGGTGCCGCCGTCATCTATCCCCGCATCCTGGGGATCGAGGCGGTCGGCGTCGTCGACCTCGACCTCACCGGGACGTTCCGGGAGGGGCAGCAGGTCGCCACCCTGATGGGCGACATGGGTCGCGCGTTCGACGGCGGCTACGCAGAGTTCACCTGCGTGCCGGTCGCCCAGGTGATCCCGTTCTCCTCCGATCTCGACTGGTCGCTGATCGGCGCGGTGCCCGAGATGCTGCAGACGGCGCACGGCTCCCTGACCGTGGGACTGGACGCACGACCCGGGCAGACGCTGCTCGTGCGCGGCGGAACCTCGTCGGTCGGGATGGCGACGGCGGTGCTCGCCAAGCGCCTCGGCCTCACCGTCCTGTCGACCACGCGTTCCCCGGCGAAGGCTGAGGCGCTGACGGCGATCGGCGTCGACCACGTGATCGTGGACGACGGTGACATCGCCGCCCGTGTGCGGGCGATCGTTCCCGGAGGGGTCGACGCAGCACTCGAGCTGGTCGGGACTCCGACGCTCCACGACACGCTGCGGGCCACCCGGGTGCACGGCACGGTCTGCTTCACGGGGATGCTGTCGGAGCAGTGGACCGTGACGGACTTCTACCCGATCGACTACCTGCCCGCGGGGGTGCGTCTGACGGCCTACACGGGCGGCGCGGCCGATCTCCTGCCGGAGGTGCTGCAGACCTTCCTCGACGAGGCGGCCGCGGGCCACGTCACCATCCCCTTGGACCGGACGTTCCCGCTCGCACGCACCCCGGAGGCGCACCTGTACCTGGAGTCGGGGCAGACGCGGGGGAAGGTGGTCGTGCTGCCGTAG